Proteins encoded together in one Glandiceps talaboti chromosome 11, keGlaTala1.1, whole genome shotgun sequence window:
- the LOC144442289 gene encoding uncharacterized protein LOC144442289: MAHWCFVLLCISGALEEFSALEWHQTPYPAKRLSAMTLDDLVVHFEELSKNYNLLQNLFQEIKKSNSELQATVVYQASRLDQLQQFVEDVPRMERERRQLLTRVQALEERLAGMTTDGQVTCPEGCSEPDVSTSTKENNKTRRALNEDWITKVKPDMIKKIRQRFRSNIVARKQEQTTDSEDREDEMDEDTIKSLSRAMAKLIKKNKGNSSPESPAAEENSRPQLDVSDVQMRPLPPFNQYVPARYRRSRDSNGHNKNGNSGKNNGQGSDILVRQRRSTEEEEEEEEEALQAQLEEIVRNIVIDKKHVAFSTSLTTPLLGKDDGPQVVIFDHGEVNEGNAYDIENGVFKCHTPGVYYFSFNMRSYDDKHLGVALMLNDTPVVTMTTDASERKVMQSQSVILTLKKKDEVWLMLGPSQDFAIYARYDFTYNTLNGILLYGK, translated from the exons ATGGCACACTGGTGTTTCGTTCTACTGTGCATTAGCGGAGCTTTAGAAGAATTTTCAGCGCTCGAATGGCATCAGACGCCGTACCCAGCAAAACGGTTGTCCGCAATGACGTTAGACGATCTGGTCGTTCACTTCGAGGAGCTGTCGAAGAACTACAATTTATTGCAAAACTTGTTCCAAGAAATAAAGAAGAGTAACTCTGAATTGCAGGCTACTGTTGTTTATCAAGCGTCACGTCTTGATCAGCTACAACAATTTGTAGAAGACGTCCCGAGAATGGAGCGTGAACGTCGTCAACTCTTAACAAGGGTACAGGCATTGGAGGAAAGATTGGCAGGTATGACAACCGACGGACAGGTAACGTGCCCAGAAGGTTGCTCTGAACCAGACGTGTCCACAAGCACGAAAGAAAACAATAAGACTAGAAGAGCTCTCAACGAGGACTGGATAACGAAGGTGAAACCAGACATGATAAAAAAGATAAGACAACGTTTCCGTAGTAACATTGTTGCTAGGAAACAGGAGCAAACTACTGACAGTGAAGACCGTGAGGATGAGATGGATGAAGACACTATAAAAAGCCTGAGTAGAGCAATGGCCAAGTTGATTAAAAAGAACAAAGGAAATAGTTCCCCAGAAAGTCCTGCAGCTGAAGAAAATTCGCGACCTCAACTTGATGTGAGTGACGTACAAATGAGACCACTACCACCATTCAATCAGTATGTCCCAGCAAGGTATCGTCGTTCACGTGACAGCAATGGACATAATAAGAATGGTAATAGTGGAAAGAATAACGGTCAGGGATCGGACATTCTGGTACGACAACGTAGATCtacagaagaagaagaagaagaagaagaagaagcacTACAAGCCCAACTAGAAGAAATTGTGAGAAATATCGTAATAG ACAAAAAACACGTTGCATTTTCTACGTCCTTAACAACACCGTTACTGGGCAAAGACGATGGACCCCAGGTCGTCATCTTTGACCACGGGGAGGTCAATGAAGGCAACGCTTATGACATTGAGAATGGAGTATTCAAATGCCATACACCTGGTGTCTACTACTTTTCGTTTAACATGCGTTCCTATGACGACAAGCACCTCGGTGTGGCACTCATGTTGAACGACACCCCCGTGGTTACCATGACGACTGATGCGAGTGAGAGGAAAGTGATGCAATCTCAAAGTGTGATACTAACGCTGAAGAAGAAAGACGAAGTGTGGCTGATGCTCGGTCCATCTCAAGACTTCGCCATCTACGCAAGATACGACTTCACGTATAATACATTAAATGGTATCTTACTTTATGGCAAATAA